DNA sequence from the Oryza brachyantha chromosome 5, ObraRS2, whole genome shotgun sequence genome:
TTCCATGTTACGGAGTCACTGACACCTGGCAAGTCAGACAAAGTCAAAATATCAGCAAAACACTCCCTACAATGAATATAGAACAACGTGCTTTAAATTACTATTCCCTTTTGTTCAATATTATAAGACTCTCAGGCCTTGCATATATCCATTTatgtactaatgaatctaaataaatacaaaacatatacattgaatctagataaatctaaaaagtcttataatattgaCCGGAGAGAGTACTTCACAAGGCCCTCTGCTTTTTAATCATGTACTCCGTATCAACTAGAATGCACGACTCAGATTTCAATATTGTATGTACCTCTACTttcaaaaaaatgatgaatggaaaaacaaatgctTCCACAATTTACTTAATCATTGAATTGACATAACAAACTTCCAATTTAGAATTCAAAGACAATATCCGTTAGGACTTAGTAAATCAAAAGGTAAGGAAGTTAACAAAGTGCATACCTGTACAATAACTTTACATTTCAAAAAAGGGTTGTTATGTAAAAATGACCAACCCTGATTAATTTATCATCAGCCTGGCCCAGGATTTAATGGAGCATATACACTGCCTTGAACAACTGGTATCTGCTGGTTTGGGGACTGCTGTAGCTGCTTAGATTGTTCCTGGTGCCACTGGCCACCATACATATGAAAACCACCTAGTGTTTCCCTTTCCAGCGCATCTTGAGAAGAGCTAAGCATCATAGATGTTGAATTAACTGCAACTGAATCATTTGACAACTCGTGCTTCTGCTGGCTTATGGATGGAAGTCCAGTGCTGCCTGACCCTGTACTCTGAGGAATAGAGGGTGTTGGAATTATCTGATTGTGTTGGACTTGAATGACTTGAGAGTCTGTCCTACAACCAGAATTCATTTGGAGGTTTTGGGGCATCATCATTGTTTGGATGCTATTCTGCAAAGAATTGGCATGCCGGTGTTGCTGTTGTGTAGTCAGTGGAGATTTAGAATGAAGAGGAAGCTGCTGCGAAGTTAAGAGTGCCCGACTAGGAGAACCCTGCGATACACCTTGGATACCAATATCTGGCAACTGTTTTGGTGATTGAGGCAATGCAGAACTGTATAGTTTATGTTGATTTACAGGATGAGGAATTGACGGACTTGATGTTTTATTTCCAGGcaaagttccttggccatgttgAATCATTTTATTCTCTGTAACTTGCTTTTTGGAAGATGTGGAAACAGCATTGGTTGGAGTGGTGTCGACTGTAGTCTGAGGTATCACCATGTTTCCTCGTCCTAAGCTCTTCATAAGCTTAGCCTGTTGACTACCTTGATTCCTTTGTTGCTGATTCTGTCTAGGCTGCTGTTGACTCTTCTTCGACTTATGTTGTGTAGCTGTAGCATTGGTTGGTTGACTGGGAATTGCATAGCTATCTGGTGGGTTTTGTGCAGCTTGCTGCCGCTGCCTCTGTGGTTGTGAAGCTGGGGCTGGCGAGGCTGCAGGTGATTGCTTCTGCAGTTGACCTTGCGAGCCATTATGTATACTGGGTACTGCACTTGCTCCAGGAAGATCATTCTGTTGCTCAGGCACCATACGTTGCTGGCTGTGCCTTTCTTTAGCCAAGCGCATGGCATATGTTTGCTGCTGTGAATTCGAATGGCTGATCCCTTGGATCTGAAGATGGTGTGGGTTTCCAAACATGTGTGATGGCTGCGAAATCTGATGTGTCTGTTGGTGTTGCTGAATAGGAAAAGACTGAACAGGTGAAGAAGATGCAGCATTGGAGAATGGCTGATTCATGCTGCTGATGCCTTGAGTATTTCCCTGTGAAACCTGCATGTGGAACTCTGGCATCATAGTCTGCCTATGCTCTTCCATATTCTGACCAGGCTACAGGAAAGGAAATATAAAATCAGCTAGTCCCAATTTTTAACAGTTATAAACTCAATAGTTCAGATAGAATAACAGAGGTATTTTAACCTTCATAAAGCTCAGTTCACATAAATAACAGATGTTATGCCTCTGATACTAAACAGGTGTTAGAATGTTGGATGAGCTTTAGATGCTTTCGATGAACTTTTTAACCTTCGAACACAAGTGCATGTTACACACAGAACTATTTAGATTGCCCAGATGAAAATAATAGCAACATACTTGTCATCAATGTACCTTCAAAATGTTATAAATTTCATAGTTTTCTGATTGCCCAAGGTACAAACATGTGGACACCTATTAAAATATCCATTTAGTAACACAAGGTACATTGGtatttgtgtaattagttaACTGGCAACAATTGACAATATGAACTATGACACAGTGAAAAATTCGAGCAGCAAATTACTAGAGAAACTGCATAGCATCCTACACAAGCATCCACTGTGATATGATCCGCAATATGAACTGATCTAACATCATCATGGCTGCCAGTACAGATAATTTAGTTTTTCATGGAATAATATAAGGTCAATTCCTTGTTTACATAAGCTTGCTGGCAACATTGGTGCAATAACAAATATAGCAAGTAAGCAGGAACAGTACTCATAACCGAAATATGAAACAGCACATGCAGTTTTTTTGTGAAACTATTATATAGCATAATACGACTCTTTGTTTATATAAGTGTGCTAGAACCATTTATGCAATAAGAAATACTCATGAATCTGaacataaaataatgcatgaGTGATTGGAGGATGGAACTGGAAAGGACAGCAAAGACACTAGGAAAAagcctcatttttttctctctaactATAAGAGTGATACTAGAGAAGAGATTAAAATAAGTCTGTGTCAGCAAAGAAAGCTTtaactaaataataaataaagggCAGGCTCACATGAAGCACCTGCATAGGATTATGTGACCGTATGGTTGTGTTTCCAGTGGCAGACATGGCTCCAGGATGGACATTTACTGCATGCCCACTTTTGGCTGATACATTTCCAGGTGAAACCACATTTGGCATTCCAGGGGAACTATGCCTAGGAAAGCCTGCAGTAGCAGCAGGCATACCTCGATTTAGACCTGTCATCATTCCCATGCCATGGGTACTAGGCATCACACGAGCACCACGATCAACTCCAGGAGGAAATGTTCCTGAAACAGAACCACCAGTATGCTGAAGATTTCTGCCACTAAGCATCTGGTTATAGTGAATCTTCTGTTGCTCATCACTCTGTAAAGAGGTACATCTAGGAATACCGTATTTATGAGCATCCCTGAAGCAGAAATTGCAGACACAAACGTTTTAAATGAATTTTACCTTGGACTCTGCTTATAGCATCTGCTAGGAAGTACAATTAAGCACTTACCTTGAAGAGGCACTAAATGTTGAATGTGGCGATAAATTGTTGCCCAAAACGGTACCAGGAGAGCCTGTAGACCTGGAACTCAGAGTCGAATTGGGAGCAGTAGGGCCATTGGAACCATGATGATTTGGTGGTGTTAACCCATTTGTATCGTAACCACTACCAGGTGTACTTGTATCTAGGTTTGAACTTACTGCATCGCAGAGATCAAGCGGCCTGTTACAGATTGCACATCAACATGAGGTGACTACTGCATGCTTTTATGGCCATCAAAGTAATAATACAAACTAAATAACAACATGaggtgaaatattttattccctccatcccaaaaaacatatatttctgGTGCATAGCCAgaggtagctatattttggttGGCTGTAGATTTTCAACAAGGAGATATTAAAAGGAACACTTAAAAGCATTACATACGTCAAAGCGCCGCCGGATAAGTTATTTGGGAATGCTTGTGTAAGAGCAGCAGCATGAGAACTATGTGGTTGTATGATCGACTTGAGTTCCTGGCTATTACCCTACAGGCAAGATACAAGAAAAGCGTACCATAAGAAATACTTCCCAGTGACAACATAATAGTAGCCAAAAAAGTACTCTGGCATAatgtaaataatgcattaataCTTCATAAGAGTTCAGAAAGATGATTAAGACATGAAATGCAAGATAGTTCAATGAAAGAGTTTACTACCACACCATGTTATCAAATATTGCATAagaaatacatatacataaaattatattgaaaTAGCAAACTAAATAGACAAGCATGGCTCTAGAAAAAATACAAGTTGAAGAGTAGATACAATGAATACTTTGGCTTCACTGTTGCAACCTAGAATTCTTGCAAGACAACAAAAATGTTTAGTAAGATTTACCTAATAGTCGTTATAAATGTAAAAATAGTTGCATGATAACATTATAAACCACTAACAAATCAATGCGACCAAAATGATcataagaaaaaacacaaacctTTCTACGTCTGGATGAATGCATTTGTCGCATGAGTAGAATCATTTTTTCAAAATGTGCCTTGAGATTTTCTTCCTCAATTGGTCCTTGAAGCCGTTGAAATAACTGCCTAGCACTTCCCTGATGGTCATACAAATAAACACGTTAGAAAGTCAGCGAAATGTTCAACATATCTTCGCCTATTGTATTAGTGCTGAAGAAACTGATGATCAAATTCAGAAAGAAGGTATCACAGAGACTAAATAGGTCCAACATCACATTTCTGTGAGATGCACCTGCATATGTGGCAagcaataaatataaaagccaaatgaGGAGTGGTACAACATGCCTTTGGAATGCCCGGCAATGTAAAATGATAGTGTTGCGATGAACCAGAGTCCTCTGCACTGTCAGCACCATCACCAGAATTTTTATCCACAAGAACCTTATAACGCTCCTTGCATCCTTTAGGTTGCCTATATACAGACTGAATGACAAGGTTTACAAAACTCAAATTAATCAGTGAAAGATTACTAACAGTGAcccataaaattattatgctGAAATTTAACACAAGAAATCATTTgagaaatacaaaaaatatataatgtttcaCTGAAAGTAAAGTCTACAACAGAAACAAAACTTACTCCTAATAGCATCTCCTCCCACTAAACTAAAATGCCTAGAACTAAGAATGGAAACAGATCATGTGGTACAACATAAACAGAGATGCTATCCCAGGTATAAAATCACCTTGAACTGCACAATGCTATTAATCGCGTCGCTTACTAATTCCCAATTTTGACCCAAGTCATGGACGAGGACAACAAGAGCCTgaaatttatgatatttaaGTCATTACCACAAATCATAGTgaagaatacatatatcaaTCGAAGACATCTACCAAAAGCATAACAGTTATGTGCACATGCGAACCTGGTCCTCAAAATTTGACCATCCACCACTGGAAGCCAGCTacagaaaaacataggaaactTCAATAAGAAAATTGTGGGAAAGATATCCTATTTGCACAGCATGAGTTATCAACACAGTATAATGTTTGAATGTTCACAATTAGCACAGCTCAACGCAAAAAGGGAAATTGTCTATCATGTTAAAATCCAGTAGCAAAACCACCAACTGAAAATGACCAAATCGAAAGGACAAGGTAAGACCATAAGAACAACATACATGCAAGTCAAACTTTAATTAGATCAGTTGTTATAAATAttggtggggtggggggggggggcattgTATTCTGACGAGTAAACTTTAATTAGGTTAGAACAGCATTTCCTCATGATATAAAATGGTTCCCACCAACAAAAGAAGAGCcatcaaaaacaaattacactAAACTTGCTATCCCAGCAATCCTTTTCTATATTGTTCACTGTATTCCTGCCATACAACAGAAATAACTATAAGCTTAGTACTTCCACCTGCTTGATTAACCTAACTGCGCTGATTCTATCTTGACCGACCAGCAACATAGGCACTAGGTGGAACTAGCTTACTGGTCTATTGCCCGCAGAAAGAGGAACATGAAATAACAAAAGAATCATCTAGTTTCAACCATAATTAAGGTATACAGAGCAGATAAATGTGCATCACAGCAGATCAAAGGTCCCATCTTTGATCACTGACAAAAGTATGGTGTTTATGCAAATGAAGAGAAAGATGCATGGTCGTAGTTGGTGAAATCATAGTACCTTCAGTGCTTTGCCTTTTCTCCCGCGATCCCTATTGGTGATTATCTTTATGATTTTAGCAGAATTTGCCATGTTACTCATCTGTGATGCAACAGGAGAAGCCTCCTGTGAAATATCTATCCCTTGCCTCATCAATTTCAGCTTCTTCAAAGAATGTTGACCACCATGGGCCGCtacaaataaatcaataaatgaaatgttaGGAGCTGCTTAATGCTGTCTGTCAAATAACAtttaagtaaatattttattgttgtatGACAGTGTACAAACACAGTAAGTAGAGGGGGTGAAGTTACCAATATTCCATTTTGAATCAAATTGTTCGGGATCTGattttttcttcagaaaatCCTTCTGAATAGAATGTTTATGTAAAAACTGTTAGTAAAACCAAACTAAAATtgcaaataaatctaaatagcATTATTAAATGAACCAAAAtggaaacaaagaagaaaataccTGGTCATATTGAGTAAAGAAATCAGCTTGGGTTCGTTGATCATAGATACGGCCCTGAAATAATAGGAGAATAAATTTACTTGGACAAACATTGAAAACAACATTAATTGAGATCATGCTTAAAGAATTAACCTTTACAGAAGCCAAGGCGGAGGAATTGGCTGCATTCTGAGTGGTCTTATATCCTGGATTCTTGAGCTTTTTCTTCTTGTTAGCTTTAGTGAACACTGTGCTACCATCATATGGCAACTTTCTGTCAAAATCAACTGTTGATTCGAAGTCTGAATTTTTCCATGGCAAGGACCCCCCGTACAATGAACTTTGATCATCTTGGTAGGAGCTTGTGTCTCCACTTGAAACATCTGTTTTACTTGTGACTTGGGTGGTTCCACCAACACCAGCAGGGAATGGGCTTATGATTCGTTGTCTAGCAGCTGTACGGACACGTTTTGTAGGAACTGCAAGAAAAGATGAAGCCCTCTTCCCATTCGATAACTTTCTTTCCAAGTATGGTTCAAAAGGCACGTGAGTACTTGTTTCATATGATCTTGCACCATTAATCCTTTGCTGCCCTAGGTGTTTCTTCTGGCCCATCTGTGATAACAAACCACCATCATATGCTTCAGATAAGTAAGTGCATGTCTCCCCTTCATCCTCATAGACATTCTCCTGAGGTAAATCTGAAGCGAAAATGTAAAAGCATTAGGAAAAGTAAAGACATTGCAACAGGGTATTAGTAACATAGGGTGCAGATAAGTATCACCTGCAGCAGAGTCACACCCAGATGCCTCATAGTCATCCTTGAGACCAGCAGCCTTCTGAAATTAGCAAAGTCCACCAGCAAAGTGATTAAAGCAAtgccaaaagagaaaatacaaTCACATATTTTCCTTTTGGCGCTCATGCAGTCCAGTACTTCCAAAAAGTACAAATGCAACAGGTTAACGAAACAGACTGCAACATACCAGCAGCCAGTAAAGGTTTAATACAGCATTGGGAACATTTCAGACTACTATTGTCAACAATATTAATTCTTAAGAGTCCTAGATTTGTCTTCTCTATTTGTTTACACATATAATGTCAATCTATCTTGTGGTCCAGCATTTTAATTAAACACACTCTACATGCAAGAAATGTAATGTGCCTAATatgttcatcagaaaaattTCTCTTCACCTTATGATGTACAAAAAGAGATTCCACAGACTCCCTGTATGCTTGCATTGCACTAGGTGCTACTGTATAAAAGAGATTTCCCTGAAATTCAGGAAAAGGATCAGAAACAACAGCATTTGAGTTAGTATTTATGCATGTTTCTAGTTGTCAAAACAAAGATAAGTGGTTCTATTGAGTGTTTATCAGAGCAATTAGTGTGAAATATGTTGACGAAGTATAAGTGATGAAAGACATCAATCATAAAATGGAAATGCAAAAAGTTACAGTAATTTACTTCTGAAAAAAGATCAGACACTTTCAAGGTGCCAAAGTCATTTAGCCGGTCAGGAGTAGGTGGTGCTTCAGCCAACACAAGAGAACCAGATGTCTGACTGTTATACTCAATAAATTTAACTGCATAATCCTGAATTCGAGATTGGTGAGGACAATTACGCTCTTCTTTCTCCAATGATTCATTGCCCTGTTCAAATCCAAGATTGTGTCAACCTGACAGATGAATATCGACTGCTCTGCTGTAACAAGTATATGCCGATTAAACTGCCAAAACAAGATTCTGAGAGGGTAAAATGGCAATGATAAGACTATTGTACACAACTCCTGATTTTTCTGATAATGTATAAGTACCCAATATCCTTCAATATATTGCACTACCAGCTAAATACCCATGCTTTGCTACggagaaatatgaattatatgtaTGTTAGTATTGTTAggaacttatattttggagatgaaaaatagaaccaacatATAGgactattttgaaatattttatatacataaataagtaGTTGGTaagacaatatataatatagttggtggatggcagattcactgccaccaccattacctttttttaaagtagtatagaaaAGGTGAACATATGTGACACCATGGACACAATAACTCATCACTATTGAGAAAAGGTTATGTGAGACAGTTTTGTTTACCTGAGATTTTTCAGCTTTCACACCAGTGTGCTTTGTCTTCTCAAGCATATGCGAGTTGTGTTCTTGAGTAACAGTTGTCCTACCAGTAGTTTGCAAAGCCTCTGCTGAACGCCAAAAATTCATGATACCTTTTATAAGGCCTCTTGTAACAGCTTTCTGCTTCCTCTGAATGATTGCTTCGTCAAATTTTGCCCGACCTTTAGACACAATCCAATGGCAAATCTGAGCTGCAGCCATATTTTTCCACAGGCGCTCCTAtcacataaaaacaaaaatatatatatatagtaatacAGTTTATATAAACAACTCTTAAAAAGAATGGCACAAGAACTTCGGTAAGGATTGCACTTTAGCTAAGAATAGCataagggaaaaacaaaatcagaGACCAATTAAGAAAATACCTGCATGAAATCATTTGCCATCCAAGCCATCTCATCAAGGACAAAGTCCCAGTGACCCTTTGTACTCTTCTCCAAAGACATATCAGATTGTTCACCAGCCCTCTTAAGGCTCACCTATTGAACAACATTATTTCATTCTTTTCAGAACAAGATTAACACCATAgtagaaaaatacataaaCTAGCATACCTCTATAAGACGAGCTTTTTTAAGGATAGAATCTTCATATTCCTTCTGTGCCATTTTGTCCAGATTCTCTCCAGATTTTTGAATTTCGCTCTCTATGTTAGATTTTTCAGGCAGAGAAATTTTAGGCAAAACTGGGCCTGCAACAATGGGATGGATTTTAGGCAAAACTGGGCCTGCAACAATTGGATGGACAGGGTTACAATTCCCAAGACAACTGTTTCTTCTTTCTGAACCTGGACTTTCCTCGTTATCCATACTATGACCAGGAGATGGACGGACAATATCCTTCTGTGCAACTACTGCACTGTCACAAGCTTCCAATTCATCTTTAACATGAGCAATGGTGCTTACTTCAGGTTGTACACAATTGGAATTTTCCTTAACAGAAGTAGACCTGCTAAAACCTTCCAGCTGACCACTTTCCCTGACACCCTTGTTAGAAATTCTACTGGTGGCCAGGTCTTCTTGAGGCTTACCAACAATTTTCATGTCACCTTGATTAATTTTGCCATCTGCAAGATTATTAGTAATATTTATGGTTTCTTCACAATGTAGATCCACTATATTTGTGCACAATGTTCCAGATTCTACAGCACACACTGGACCGATGCCACTGTCATCCGGTTCACCAACATGGATAGAGGTCATGCCTTTATCCGATTGACCATCCTCAACCTTCTCATCATAAGCACGTGTTTCCCTTGCATGGTGTGTAGGTTTTGTGCTAGAATAAGATGTCCTCAATATAATGTTGGAAGTAGAATCCGGGGTCCCTACAGATTCACCTGCTGCAACTACCTCACCCTCACCACATTCACCAAGCTGTTGGTTGCCATTCACATTGGGCAACAGTTCGACAGCTTTGCTACTATCATCACCTTGTGTTGCTTCGTTCTTTACCAAGTGGTGGCTTCCACAAACGGTTTGAATCCCATCCAACTCCATTGCAACCTGTTCATCAGAAGATGTGCTCTTGATTGCATTTTCATGCTTCTGCCCTGCCAGTTTTAAAACAGAAACAGAACATGAA
Encoded proteins:
- the LOC102700433 gene encoding chromatin modification-related protein EAF1 B-like isoform X4; the protein is MVKPHSMGGIINYGVSISNKSSPRSLAIEKAQEELRQEHDVREERKRELEFLEKGGNPLDFKFVHVASVSVQSTSLTDQIAEQNTISDAKGSFAFAASPPGDSVESNGKPGSSPCRETNTADNLMLFLGNNSDVVEEKIVKRGTKRTIAAQSKQPLPTDGHNNAKQAEDSVLSRLGVKSQAYVRRNRTKPCREIASIKSPVVPAKSSEPKGVIQGKQADGHGSCSVSVLKLAGQKHENAIKSTSSDEQVAMELDGIQTVCGSHHLVKNEATQGDDSSKAVELLPNVNGNQQLGECGEGEVVAAGESVGTPDSTSNIILRTSYSSTKPTHHARETRAYDEKVEDGQSDKGMTSIHVGEPDDSGIGPVCAVESGTLCTNIVDLHCEETINITNNLADGKINQGDMKIVGKPQEDLATSRISNKGVRESGQLEGFSRSTSVKENSNCVQPEVSTIAHVKDELEACDSAVVAQKDIVRPSPGHSMDNEESPGSERRNSCLGNCNPVHPIVAGPVLPKIHPIVAGPVLPKISLPEKSNIESEIQKSGENLDKMAQKEYEDSILKKARLIEVSLKRAGEQSDMSLEKSTKGHWDFVLDEMAWMANDFMQERLWKNMAAAQICHWIVSKGRAKFDEAIIQRKQKAVTRGLIKGIMNFWRSAEALQTTGRTTVTQEHNSHMLEKTKHTGVKAEKSQGNESLEKEERNCPHQSRIQDYAVKFIEYNSQTSGSLVLAEAPPTPDRLNDFGTLKVSDLFSEGNLFYTVAPSAMQAYRESVESLFVHHKKAAGLKDDYEASGCDSAADLPQENVYEDEGETCTYLSEAYDGGLLSQMGQKKHLGQQRINGARSYETSTHVPFEPYLERKLSNGKRASSFLAVPTKRVRTAARQRIISPFPAGVGGTTQVTSKTDVSSGDTSSYQDDQSSLYGGSLPWKNSDFESTVDFDRKLPYDGSTVFTKANKKKKLKNPGYKTTQNAANSSALASVKGRIYDQRTQADFFTQYDQKDFLKKKSDPEQFDSKWNIAAHGGQHSLKKLKLMRQGIDISQEASPVASQMSNMANSAKIIKIITNRDRGRKGKALKLASSGGWSNFEDQALVVLVHDLGQNWELVSDAINSIVQFKSVYRQPKGCKERYKVLVDKNSGDGADSAEDSGSSQHYHFTLPGIPKGSARQLFQRLQGPIEEENLKAHFEKMILLMRQMHSSRRRKGNSQELKSIIQPHSSHAAALTQAFPNNLSGGALTPLDLCDAVSSNLDTSTPGSGYDTNGLTPPNHHGSNGPTAPNSTLSSRSTGSPGTVLGNNLSPHSTFSASSRDAHKYGIPRCTSLQSDEQQKIHYNQMLSGRNLQHTGGSVSGTFPPGVDRGARVMPSTHGMGMMTGLNRGMPAATAGFPRHSSPGMPNVVSPGNVSAKSGHAVNVHPGAMSATGNTTIRSHNPMQVSQGNTQGISSMNQPFSNAASSSPVQSFPIQQHQQTHQISQPSHMFGNPHHLQIQGISHSNSQQQTYAMRLAKERHSQQRMVPEQQNDLPGASAVPSIHNGSQGQLQKQSPAASPAPASQPQRQRQQAAQNPPDSYAIPSQPTNATATQHKSKKSQQQPRQNQQQRNQGSQQAKLMKSLGRGNMVIPQTTVDTTPTNAVSTSSKKQVTENKMIQHGQGTLPGNKTSSPSIPHPVNQHKLYSSALPQSPKQLPDIGIQGVSQGSPSRALLTSQQLPLHSKSPLTTQQQHRHANSLQNSIQTMMMPQNLQMNSGCRTDSQVIQVQHNQIIPTPSIPQSTGSGSTGLPSISQQKHELSNDSVAVNSTSMMLSSSQDALERETLGGFHMYGGQWHQEQSKQLQQSPNQQIPVVQGSVYAPLNPGPG
- the LOC102700433 gene encoding chromatin modification-related protein EAF1 B-like isoform X3; protein product: MVKPHSMGGIINYGVSISNKSSPRSLAIEKAQEELRQEHDVREERKRELEFLEKGGNPLDFKFVHVASVSVQSTSLTDQIAEQNTISDAKGSFAFAASPPGDSVESNGKPGSSPCRETNTADNLMLFLGNNSDVVEEKIVKRGTKRTIAAQSKQPLPTDGHNNAKQAEDSVLSRLGVKSQAYVRRNRTKPCREIASIKSPVVPAKSSEPKGVIQGKQADGHGSCSVSVLKLAGQKHENAIKSTSSDEQVAMELDGIQTVCGSHHLVKNEATQGDDSSKAVELLPNVNGNQQLGECGEGEVVAAGESVGTPDSTSNIILRTSYSSTKPTHHARETRAYDEKVEDGQSDKGMTSIHVGEPDDSGIGPVCAVESGTLCTNIVDLHCEETINITNNLADGKINQGDMKIVGKPQEDLATSRISNKGVRESGQLEGFSRSTSVKENSNCVQPEVSTIAHVKDELEACDSAVVAQKDIVRPSPGHSMDNEESPGSERRNSCLGNCNPVHPIVAGPVLPKIHPIVAGPVLPKISLPEKSNIESEIQKSGENLDKMAQKEYEDSILKKARLIEVSLKRAGEQSDMSLEKSTKGHWDFVLDEMAWMANDFMQERLWKNMAAAQICHWIVSKGRAKFDEAIIQRKQKAVTRGLIKGIMNFWRSAEALQTTGRTTVTQEHNSHMLEKTKHTGVKAEKSQGNESLEKEERNCPHQSRIQDYAVKFIEYNSQTSGSLVLAEAPPTPDRLNDFGTLKVSDLFSEGNLFYTVAPSAMQAYRESVESLFVHHKKAAGLKDDYEASGCDSAADLPQENVYEDEGETCTYLSEAYDGGLLSQMGQKKHLGQQRINGARSYETSTHVPFEPYLERKLSNGKRASSFLAVPTKRVRTAARQRIISPFPAGVGGTTQVTSKTDVSSGDTSSYQDDQSSLYGGSLPWKNSDFESTVDFDRKLPYDGSTVFTKANKKKKLKNPGYKTTQNAANSSALASVKGRIYDQRTQADFFTQYDQKDFLKKKSDPEQFDSKWNIAAHGGQHSLKKLKLMRQGIDISQEASPVASQMSNMANSAKIIKIITNRDRGRKGKALKLASSGGWSNFEDQALVVLVHDLGQNWELVSDAINSIVQFKSVYRQPKGCKERYKVLVDKNSGDGADSAEDSGSSQHYHFTLPGIPKGSARQLFQRLQGPIEEENLKAHFEKMILLMRQMHSSRRRKGNSQELKSIIQPHSSHAAALTQAFPNNLSGGALTPLDLCDAVSSNLDTSTPGSGYDTNGLTPPNHHGSNGPTAPNSTLSSRSTGSPGTVLGNNLSPHSTFSASSRDAHKYGIPRCTSLQSDEQQKIHYNQMLSGRNLQHTGGSVSGTFPPGVDRGARVMPSTHGMGMMTGLNRGMPAATAGFPRHSSPGMPNVVSPGNVSAKSGHAVNVHPGAMSATGNTTIRSHNPMQVLHVSQGNTQGISSMNQPFSNAASSSPVQSFPIQQHQQTHQISQPSHMFGNPHHLQIQGISHSNSQQQTYAMRLAKERHSQQRMVPEQQNDLPGASAVPSIHNGSQGQLQKQSPAASPAPASQPQRQRQQAAQNPPDSYAIPSQPTNATATQHKSKKSQQQPRQNQQQRNQGSQQAKLMKSLGRGNMVIPQTTVDTTPTNAVSTSSKKQVTENKMIQHGQGTLPGNKTSSPSIPHPVNQHKLYSSALPQSPKQLPDIGIQGVSQGSPSRALLTSQQLPLHSKSPLTTQQQHRHANSLQNSIQTMMMPQNLQMNSGCRTDSQVIQVQHNQIIPTPSIPQSTGSGSTGLPSISQQKHELSNDSVAVNSTSMMLSSSQDALERETLGGFHMYGGQWHQEQSKQLQQSPNQQIPVVQGSVYAPLNPGPG